Proteins from a single region of Corynebacterium casei LMG S-19264:
- the rsmD gene encoding 16S rRNA (guanine(966)-N(2))-methyltransferase RsmD, with protein MLNRPCVRLDAMTRIIAGQARGRTIIVPTEGTRPTSDRAREGLFSSLAVRWGFEQSRVLDIFAGSGALGLEAASRGAEEVHLVDASAEAVKNIKHNAQVVGHPKVTVHEMKAGTYLDRMAPREFFDMVLADPPYDFDDVDGLIAKITPTLADHAIVVIERHIDSPEPQWPAEFTPTGQKLKKRTYGIARMDMAIFERDSND; from the coding sequence ATCCTAAACCGGCCATGCGTTAGGCTAGATGCCATGACCAGAATCATCGCCGGCCAAGCACGCGGTCGAACCATCATCGTGCCCACCGAAGGCACCCGCCCCACCTCAGACCGCGCTCGCGAGGGGCTTTTTTCTTCGCTCGCTGTCCGCTGGGGCTTTGAACAATCCCGCGTCCTGGACATCTTCGCAGGCTCCGGCGCACTGGGTCTAGAGGCGGCGAGCCGTGGGGCAGAGGAAGTCCACCTCGTAGATGCCAGCGCTGAGGCCGTGAAAAACATTAAGCACAACGCGCAAGTAGTCGGCCACCCAAAGGTCACCGTCCATGAGATGAAAGCCGGCACCTACCTGGATCGCATGGCGCCGCGCGAGTTCTTCGACATGGTGCTCGCGGACCCGCCTTATGATTTCGATGATGTTGATGGCCTCATCGCCAAAATCACACCCACCCTGGCGGATCATGCCATCGTGGTCATCGAACGCCACATTGACAGCCCGGAGCCGCAGTGGCCGGCAGAATTTACGCCCACGGGGCAGAAGCTGAAGAAGCGCACCTACGGTATCGCGCGCATGGACATGGCCATTTTTGAAAGGGACAGCAATGACTAA
- a CDS encoding ABC transporter substrate-binding protein gives MRYKVLAALASVGVLSGCVTNSEPVLPEGWEEITPERVNEIAALVDDEDGVLTAGTNPPFAPFELKDENGQIVGVEMDLARAMASIMGLDFRPVEQDFAMILPSIQGGQIDIGVSGFTDTEERRQNFDFVNYLYAGIQWAQPTTNEEDVDPANACGMTVAVQRTTVSETDDVRPKAEACDGDLEILSYDTSDNAAIAALTGRADALSADSPVTAYAVNRSEGKLELVGDIFDAAPYGMAVPKDSEYGPAMAAALQHLIDTGDYARILAQWGIEDGLIDTAMINERPIS, from the coding sequence ATGCGCTATAAGGTTTTAGCCGCGTTGGCTTCAGTCGGCGTGCTCAGCGGTTGCGTGACCAACTCGGAGCCTGTGCTTCCGGAAGGCTGGGAAGAGATCACCCCCGAGCGGGTTAATGAAATCGCAGCGCTTGTCGATGACGAAGATGGCGTCCTCACCGCCGGCACCAACCCTCCTTTCGCGCCTTTTGAGCTCAAAGATGAAAATGGTCAGATTGTGGGCGTGGAAATGGATTTGGCGCGCGCGATGGCGAGCATCATGGGCTTGGACTTCCGTCCCGTGGAGCAGGACTTCGCCATGATTTTGCCCTCTATTCAAGGCGGACAGATTGATATTGGCGTCTCCGGCTTTACGGACACTGAAGAGCGCCGCCAGAACTTTGACTTTGTCAATTACCTCTACGCCGGTATTCAGTGGGCGCAGCCAACCACGAACGAAGAGGACGTGGACCCAGCCAACGCGTGTGGTATGACCGTCGCGGTGCAGCGCACCACGGTCTCTGAAACTGATGACGTTCGTCCGAAGGCGGAAGCATGCGATGGCGACCTGGAGATTTTGAGCTATGACACCTCCGATAACGCAGCCATCGCAGCGCTGACTGGCCGTGCGGATGCCCTGTCTGCGGACTCCCCAGTGACTGCATATGCCGTTAACCGTTCCGAAGGCAAGCTGGAACTCGTCGGCGACATCTTTGATGCTGCGCCTTATGGCATGGCTGTGCCGAAAGATTCCGAATACGGCCCGGCAATGGCCGCTGCCCTCCAACACCTGATCGACACCGGCGATTACGCCCGAATTCTTGCCCAGTGGGGTATTGAAGACGGCCTCATCGACACGGCAATGATTAATGAAAGGCCCATTTCATGA
- a CDS encoding amino acid ABC transporter permease, which yields MSTPERIKAKPLRHPWRWAFALIVLALAIWFVISAARNEAYGWDTYFAYVLDTRIAIAALHTLAITLLAMIIGVVGGAILAVLRMSPNPVLRSISWVFLWVFRGTPIYVQLVFWGLLGALYQSINLGFAEISLEGVLSSAFFLSVIGLGLNEAAYMAEIVRSGISSVPEGQKEASKALGMGWWMTMRRTVMPQAMRIIIPPTGNEFISLLKTSSLVVAIPYTHEIFGRATDISAALFEPIPLLMVAATWYLVITSIFMVGQHYLEKYYEKGATRELTGRQLAALADAEGNIPRNVSVIPEVDRNE from the coding sequence ATGAGTACCCCTGAGAGGATCAAAGCTAAGCCGCTTCGCCATCCCTGGCGCTGGGCTTTCGCCCTCATTGTCCTGGCGCTAGCCATCTGGTTCGTGATTTCGGCCGCCCGCAATGAGGCTTATGGCTGGGATACTTACTTCGCGTATGTTCTGGACACCCGCATTGCTATCGCGGCCCTGCATACTCTTGCCATCACGCTATTGGCAATGATCATCGGTGTGGTCGGCGGCGCCATCCTGGCTGTACTGCGCATGTCCCCTAACCCGGTGCTGCGTTCTATTTCCTGGGTGTTTTTGTGGGTCTTCCGTGGCACCCCAATCTATGTTCAGCTGGTGTTCTGGGGTCTGCTCGGTGCGCTGTATCAGTCCATCAACTTGGGCTTCGCCGAGATTTCGCTCGAGGGCGTGTTGTCCTCGGCATTCTTCCTCTCCGTTATCGGCCTGGGTCTGAATGAGGCCGCGTACATGGCGGAGATTGTGCGCTCGGGTATTTCTTCGGTGCCAGAAGGCCAGAAGGAAGCATCGAAGGCCTTAGGCATGGGCTGGTGGATGACCATGCGCCGCACGGTGATGCCGCAGGCCATGCGCATTATCATCCCACCAACTGGCAATGAGTTCATTTCCTTGCTCAAGACCTCTTCCCTGGTTGTCGCAATTCCTTATACCCATGAGATTTTCGGCCGCGCGACTGATATTTCCGCCGCACTCTTTGAGCCGATTCCATTACTCATGGTCGCCGCGACCTGGTACCTGGTGATTACTTCCATCTTCATGGTGGGCCAGCATTACTTGGAGAAGTACTACGAAAAGGGCGCGACCCGTGAGTTGACCGGCCGTCAGCTGGCAGCTTTGGCAGATGCCGAGGGCAACATCCCCCGCAACGTTTCCGTCATCCCGGAGGTAGACCGCAATGAATAA
- a CDS encoding thiamine-phosphate kinase, whose product MKNTPTLRDVGEHGVIKEIVAAAPSSLNGDDAAVLLPMAPNSRTVATTDMLVEGHHFRLDWSSPFQVGMKAITQNYADIEAMGARPLGALMALGAPLDTPVSVVREIAEGIAKRTGDYNTELVGGDVTQAEKITVSVTAIGALGGDRQPLALSSARAGQKLVAHGRIGWSGAGWALLERFGRELPDPAVQPLVDFHCAPEIDPGRGVIARAAGATAMTDNSDGLMHDLMSIAKRSGVHINVFADAIAPDELLVRAGELLEHDPWDWVLAGGEDHTLLGTTMKDPPSGFRVIGEVTRRNGADYATVDGKPTPYSTGWESFPQGL is encoded by the coding sequence GTGAAAAACACTCCGACCCTCCGCGATGTCGGCGAACACGGCGTCATTAAAGAAATTGTCGCCGCCGCCCCCAGCTCCCTCAACGGAGACGACGCCGCCGTGCTTTTACCCATGGCGCCCAACTCGCGCACGGTAGCCACCACAGACATGCTGGTCGAAGGACACCACTTCCGCCTCGACTGGTCCAGTCCCTTTCAAGTCGGCATGAAAGCCATTACCCAAAACTATGCCGATATCGAAGCCATGGGGGCCCGTCCCTTAGGCGCGCTCATGGCATTAGGCGCGCCTTTGGACACACCAGTGTCGGTAGTGCGTGAAATCGCAGAAGGGATAGCCAAACGCACCGGCGACTACAACACGGAACTGGTTGGTGGGGATGTCACCCAAGCGGAGAAGATCACGGTCTCTGTCACCGCTATTGGTGCCCTGGGCGGGGATAGGCAACCCCTGGCATTAAGCTCCGCACGCGCCGGGCAGAAATTAGTTGCCCACGGGCGCATCGGATGGTCAGGTGCTGGATGGGCATTGCTTGAGCGCTTCGGACGGGAACTGCCAGATCCAGCCGTTCAGCCGCTGGTGGACTTTCACTGCGCGCCAGAAATAGACCCGGGCCGAGGCGTGATTGCGCGCGCGGCGGGAGCTACCGCCATGACAGATAACTCGGATGGATTAATGCATGACCTGATGAGCATCGCTAAGCGCTCCGGCGTGCACATCAATGTCTTTGCAGACGCCATTGCTCCGGATGAACTGCTCGTGCGCGCGGGCGAGCTACTAGAGCATGACCCATGGGACTGGGTACTCGCCGGCGGGGAAGACCACACGCTACTTGGCACCACCATGAAAGACCCGCCATCTGGTTTCCGGGTCATTGGGGAAGTCACCCGCCGCAACGGCGCTGACTATGCCACCGTGGACGGCAAGCCTACCCCATACAGCACGGGATGGGAATCTTTCCCGCAGGGATTGTAA
- the coaD gene encoding pantetheine-phosphate adenylyltransferase codes for MTKAVCPGSFDPMTLGHLDIFHRAAALFDEVTILVTGNPNKQSGLFSIHERVDLIKASIDLPNITVDFHAGLLVDYASERGIDAIVKGLRSSLDYEYELPMAQMNKRLSGIDTVLLLTDEKYGYISSSLCKEVAKYGGDISGFFPEPVGKAVLEKYRE; via the coding sequence ATGACTAAAGCAGTTTGCCCAGGTTCTTTTGACCCGATGACGTTGGGGCACCTCGATATTTTTCATCGCGCCGCAGCGCTTTTCGATGAAGTCACCATCCTCGTCACCGGTAACCCCAACAAGCAATCCGGGCTCTTTAGCATCCACGAGCGCGTGGACTTGATCAAAGCCTCAATTGACCTGCCGAATATCACCGTGGATTTCCACGCGGGCCTGCTGGTGGATTATGCCTCCGAGCGCGGCATTGATGCGATTGTGAAGGGTCTGCGCTCCTCACTGGACTACGAGTATGAGCTGCCCATGGCGCAGATGAACAAGCGCCTCTCAGGCATTGACACCGTGCTGCTGCTTACCGATGAAAAGTACGGCTACATTTCATCCTCGCTGTGCAAGGAAGTGGCTAAGTACGGCGGGGATATCTCTGGCTTCTTCCCAGAACCAGTCGGCAAAGCCGTGCTGGAGAAGTATCGCGAATGA
- a CDS encoding amino acid ABC transporter ATP-binding protein produces MNKPMVDAIDVYKSFGQLEVLKGINLTVEPGEVMCLIGPSGSGKSTFLRCVNHLEKITAGRLYVDGDFVGYREKDGTLYEISEKDASLQRQNIGMVFQSFNLFSHRTALENIIEAPIHIKGIKPEDAKTKAMQLLDQVGLAHKANAYPVQLSGGQQQRVAIARAVAMDPKLMLFDEPTSALDPELVGEVLRVMKDLASGGMTMIVVTHEMGFAREVADKVVFMAEGAVVEMGTPEQVLDNPQQPRTKEFLSSLLK; encoded by the coding sequence ATGAATAAACCAATGGTCGACGCCATCGACGTCTATAAGTCTTTTGGCCAGCTCGAGGTGCTCAAGGGTATTAACCTCACGGTAGAGCCAGGCGAGGTCATGTGCCTCATCGGGCCTTCCGGTTCCGGTAAGTCCACGTTCTTGCGCTGTGTCAACCACTTGGAGAAGATCACCGCTGGCCGTTTGTATGTCGACGGTGACTTCGTGGGCTACCGCGAAAAAGACGGCACGCTGTATGAGATTTCTGAAAAGGATGCCTCACTGCAGCGGCAAAACATTGGCATGGTCTTCCAGTCTTTCAACTTGTTCAGCCACCGCACCGCGCTGGAGAACATTATTGAGGCGCCGATTCACATCAAGGGCATCAAGCCCGAAGATGCGAAGACGAAGGCTATGCAGTTGTTGGACCAGGTTGGTCTTGCGCACAAGGCGAATGCTTATCCGGTGCAGCTTTCGGGTGGTCAGCAACAGCGTGTTGCTATCGCGCGTGCGGTGGCCATGGATCCGAAGCTTATGCTTTTCGATGAACCTACCTCCGCTCTTGACCCTGAACTCGTCGGGGAAGTTCTGCGCGTGATGAAGGACTTGGCTTCCGGTGGTATGACCATGATTGTGGTCACGCACGAGATGGGCTTTGCCCGCGAGGTCGCGGACAAGGTTGTGTTCATGGCCGAGGGCGCCGTGGTGGAGATGGGCACCCCGGAGCAGGTGCTGGATAATCCCCAGCAGCCAAGGACAAAAGAGTTTTTGTCTTCGCTTCTAAAGTGA
- a CDS encoding sulfite exporter TauE/SafE family protein, with amino-acid sequence MIVALAVLLAIAVGSCMQRVSGMGVGLISGPILSLILGPVEGIMVLNILACLNAGATTVAVRKNVVWSQFALIGSVMILGSVPAAFLIAAMDTAPLLILVGVALLIALAVVTFGKNLVPPVTGRAPALTAGVVGGFTNTLAGIAGPVFTVYFSAAKWSQSHYAATMQPLFMLGGAISFLVKALVGAAAITSINWMVWPAGLIGMFIGISVGGLIADKIDQAAARKFSLIVAAAGAAAAVIRGWTSL; translated from the coding sequence ATGATTGTTGCCCTTGCTGTCCTTCTCGCCATCGCTGTGGGCTCGTGCATGCAGCGTGTCTCTGGCATGGGTGTGGGCCTGATTTCGGGCCCGATTCTCTCGCTCATTCTGGGACCGGTGGAGGGCATCATGGTGCTCAACATCCTCGCCTGCCTTAATGCCGGTGCTACCACCGTGGCAGTGCGCAAGAACGTCGTGTGGTCGCAATTCGCGCTCATCGGTTCGGTGATGATTCTCGGCTCAGTGCCCGCAGCCTTCCTCATCGCCGCGATGGACACCGCACCGCTGCTCATCCTGGTAGGCGTGGCACTGCTCATCGCGCTCGCGGTGGTCACCTTCGGCAAGAACCTCGTGCCACCTGTTACCGGCCGTGCGCCCGCGCTCACCGCCGGGGTAGTGGGCGGATTCACCAACACCCTCGCTGGTATCGCCGGGCCAGTGTTCACGGTGTACTTCTCCGCCGCGAAATGGTCCCAATCCCACTACGCTGCCACCATGCAGCCGCTGTTCATGCTCGGCGGCGCTATTTCTTTCCTCGTCAAAGCGCTCGTTGGCGCCGCCGCCATTACGAGTATCAACTGGATGGTGTGGCCAGCCGGGCTTATCGGCATGTTCATTGGCATTAGCGTCGGCGGGCTCATCGCCGACAAGATCGACCAAGCGGCGGCCCGAAAGTTCTCACTCATCGTGGCCGCCGCCGGTGCTGCCGCGGCTGTTATCCGCGGGTGGACATCACTTTAG
- a CDS encoding uracil-DNA glycosylase — translation MHPDWQPIIQEALDNISPDIYGPNTLPPRDDVMRAFELAPADVKVLIVGQDPYPTPGHAMGLSFSTQPGVRPPRSLINIYKELESDLGIELSAQGRGDGDLTAWFNQGVMLLNRVLTVEAGNAGSHRGMGWEAVTEAAIKALNRPELVAILWGKDAQSVARFIPDATIIASPHPSPLSARRGFFGSRPFTRANEALVKAGSQPVQWQL, via the coding sequence ATGCACCCGGATTGGCAGCCGATTATCCAAGAGGCCTTGGATAACATCAGCCCGGATATCTACGGTCCAAATACTTTGCCGCCGCGTGATGATGTCATGCGCGCATTTGAGCTAGCACCCGCGGACGTCAAGGTGCTCATAGTGGGCCAGGACCCGTACCCCACGCCAGGCCACGCCATGGGGTTGTCCTTTTCCACACAGCCAGGGGTGCGCCCGCCGCGCTCCTTGATCAACATTTATAAAGAGCTCGAATCCGATCTGGGTATTGAGTTGAGTGCGCAAGGGCGCGGTGATGGAGACCTGACCGCCTGGTTTAACCAAGGCGTCATGCTGCTCAACAGAGTGCTCACCGTAGAAGCCGGTAACGCCGGCTCACACCGCGGCATGGGATGGGAAGCCGTTACCGAGGCAGCCATCAAAGCACTGAACCGTCCAGAGCTCGTAGCCATCCTGTGGGGCAAAGACGCCCAATCCGTCGCACGCTTTATCCCTGACGCCACCATCATCGCCTCACCGCACCCATCACCGCTGTCAGCGCGCCGGGGCTTTTTCGGCTCACGGCCGTTCACGCGAGCGAATGAGGCATTGGTCAAGGCCGGGTCGCAGCCAGTGCAGTGGCAATTGTAG
- a CDS encoding ATP-dependent DNA helicase RecG, with the protein MLGWKDDRPLTEVLPGKVAKALTKSFGYSTCGQLLMNHYPRDYIRQGRDFQAFAEREAPEGSFITISGTVTNVSKRPIRNGFVLNVTVDDTYTAVYFNGVWQERVLYPGMRVLFSGKLKFFNSQAQLQHPEFLILDAPRGETSVSKRWGGTLKAISQFVDVEELLREREWLPVYRASSTLKTWTIMAAIHHVLKTLPPIQDPLDISDLTFDKAIREIHEPGPEGPQRAIDRLKYNEALGIGLVMALRRRDTRHWRAFAMPPADDGYRAEMLAKVPFDLTSGQKQVLRDIDRDISEAVPMSRLLQGEVGSGKTLVAVAAMLSAVDAGRQAALLAPTEVLAHQHARSISAMLPDDIRLTVLSGSMKTAEKRQALLDIVSGEADIVVGTHAIIQQTVEFYSLGLVVVDEQHRFGVEQRDTLRMKAPEGTFPHVLVMTATPIPRTIAMTVFGDLEVSSLHELPGGRKPIQSSVLPEAKASWVRRGWERIREEVDAGRQAYVVCPRIEGEGGVLELAEALEEGPLEGLRIMVLHGRMDDKDDRMAAFARGEVDVLISTTVIEVGVDVPNATVILIRESENFGVSQLHQLRGRVGRGGNASLCLFHTLAAPNSPSFERISKIAATSSGFELTELDMEYRREGDVLGTRQSGRQRTLQLLDLSQDLMIIERAYEDAYVLVDEDPELAFELTVEIREEEQEYLDKS; encoded by the coding sequence ATGTTGGGGTGGAAAGATGACCGGCCGCTTACAGAAGTGTTGCCGGGCAAAGTTGCGAAGGCGCTGACCAAGAGCTTCGGATATTCCACCTGCGGGCAGCTGCTGATGAACCACTACCCGCGTGATTACATCCGCCAGGGCCGGGACTTTCAGGCCTTCGCAGAGCGCGAGGCGCCCGAGGGCTCTTTCATCACGATCTCCGGCACGGTGACGAATGTTTCGAAGCGGCCGATTCGCAATGGTTTCGTGCTCAATGTGACCGTGGATGATACCTACACGGCCGTGTATTTCAATGGCGTGTGGCAAGAACGAGTGCTGTACCCGGGCATGCGGGTGCTGTTTTCGGGCAAGCTCAAATTTTTTAACAGCCAGGCGCAACTGCAGCACCCCGAGTTTTTAATTCTGGATGCCCCGCGCGGGGAAACTTCGGTGTCCAAGCGCTGGGGTGGAACGCTGAAGGCGATTTCGCAGTTCGTGGATGTTGAGGAGCTGCTGCGCGAGAGGGAATGGTTGCCGGTCTATCGGGCGTCGTCCACGTTGAAGACGTGGACAATTATGGCGGCTATTCACCATGTGCTGAAAACCCTGCCGCCGATTCAAGATCCGCTGGATATTTCAGACCTGACCTTTGACAAGGCCATTCGGGAGATTCATGAGCCAGGGCCGGAAGGCCCACAGCGCGCGATTGACCGGCTGAAGTACAACGAGGCCTTAGGCATCGGTTTGGTCATGGCGCTGCGCAGACGCGATACCCGCCACTGGCGCGCTTTTGCCATGCCACCGGCTGATGATGGCTACCGTGCGGAGATGCTGGCCAAGGTGCCCTTTGACCTAACCTCTGGGCAAAAGCAGGTGCTGCGCGATATTGACCGCGATATCTCCGAAGCCGTGCCGATGTCGCGGCTGTTGCAAGGTGAGGTCGGCTCCGGCAAGACGCTGGTGGCGGTCGCGGCGATGCTCTCGGCTGTCGATGCCGGGCGCCAAGCCGCCCTTCTCGCGCCCACCGAAGTGCTTGCGCACCAGCACGCGCGCTCCATCTCGGCGATGTTGCCGGATGATATTCGTCTCACGGTGCTCTCAGGCTCCATGAAGACGGCGGAAAAGCGCCAGGCGCTGCTGGATATTGTCTCCGGTGAGGCCGATATCGTGGTGGGCACGCACGCGATTATTCAGCAGACCGTGGAGTTCTACTCGCTCGGTCTGGTGGTTGTGGATGAACAGCACCGCTTCGGCGTGGAGCAGCGCGATACGCTGCGCATGAAAGCACCAGAGGGCACCTTCCCGCACGTGCTGGTGATGACCGCGACGCCAATTCCTCGCACCATTGCCATGACGGTCTTCGGTGATTTGGAAGTCTCCTCGCTGCATGAGCTACCGGGCGGGCGCAAGCCCATTCAGTCCTCGGTGCTGCCGGAAGCAAAGGCTTCGTGGGTGCGCCGAGGTTGGGAGCGTATCCGCGAGGAAGTCGATGCCGGGCGCCAGGCTTATGTGGTCTGCCCGCGCATTGAGGGTGAGGGAGGCGTGCTGGAGCTCGCCGAGGCGCTCGAAGAAGGCCCGCTGGAAGGCCTGCGGATCATGGTGTTGCACGGGCGCATGGATGATAAAGATGACCGCATGGCGGCCTTCGCACGTGGGGAAGTAGACGTGCTGATTTCCACCACGGTTATCGAGGTCGGCGTGGACGTTCCCAATGCCACGGTGATTCTCATCCGCGAATCGGAGAACTTCGGTGTGAGCCAGCTGCACCAGCTGCGCGGGCGCGTGGGCCGTGGCGGCAACGCCTCCCTGTGCCTGTTCCACACCCTGGCGGCACCGAATTCGCCGAGCTTTGAGCGCATCTCCAAGATCGCTGCGACCTCCAGCGGCTTTGAGCTCACCGAGCTGGACATGGAATACCGCCGCGAGGGTGACGTCCTGGGTACTCGTCAGTCCGGGCGCCAACGTACTCTGCAGCTGCTGGACTTGTCGCAGGATTTGATGATCATCGAACGTGCCTATGAAGACGCCTACGTCCTGGTGGATGAAGACCCAGAACTAGCCTTTGAACTCACCGTGGAAATCCGCGAAGAGGAACAGGAATACTTAGACAAATCCTAA
- a CDS encoding DAK2 domain-containing protein, with the protein MAINHIDAKALHSWAKRSVAELSLRRAELNQLNVFPVPDADTGSNMAHTMEAAVAEADKGGDVAEALAVGSVRGARGNSGMVLSQVLRAVADSSADSLIDSHTLVNALKLAVELVDRAIATPVEGTVVSVLKAAAVAAEEAFEHSDALVDVLRATCDEAVKALANTPSQLKVLRDAGVVDAGGAGLVILLECLLAEVTETEQREGIAIPETIFELEVVFFYRGDIDKLEAAISGLGDSLVIARASEQEANVHIHSPRAGEVIEKAFAAGAVSNLRLEVLPARGVQQEQLADASPKVFVATRDTEMAKLFASIGASLYSAGMTLGEDDIFVGKPGGLNLGDAQVVAVSSNVEAIAALSVYAPGPDAASTMAEVAGGMRVDKPSDETVGAIIACCNDLLQQGGEQLTILTSLTLDTDQLSRQLGVEVIVVNIPGLRTEIGVE; encoded by the coding sequence ATGGCCATTAACCACATTGACGCAAAAGCCCTCCATAGCTGGGCGAAGCGATCCGTGGCTGAGCTTTCCCTACGCCGTGCCGAGCTCAATCAGCTCAACGTCTTTCCAGTACCTGACGCTGATACCGGCTCGAACATGGCGCACACCATGGAAGCAGCAGTGGCAGAAGCCGATAAAGGCGGCGATGTCGCAGAGGCACTTGCTGTGGGGTCGGTGCGCGGTGCGCGCGGAAACTCCGGCATGGTTTTATCCCAGGTGTTGCGCGCGGTGGCAGATTCCTCGGCAGATTCATTGATTGATTCGCACACTCTGGTCAACGCACTGAAGCTGGCGGTGGAGCTGGTGGACCGCGCGATTGCCACGCCGGTTGAAGGCACGGTGGTCTCCGTGCTCAAGGCTGCAGCAGTAGCCGCCGAAGAAGCATTTGAACATTCCGATGCGCTGGTGGATGTTCTTCGCGCCACCTGCGATGAAGCGGTTAAGGCATTGGCTAACACGCCTTCGCAGCTCAAGGTCCTGCGTGATGCCGGGGTAGTAGACGCCGGGGGCGCAGGGCTGGTTATCTTGCTCGAATGCCTGCTCGCAGAGGTCACAGAGACCGAGCAGCGCGAAGGCATTGCCATCCCGGAGACTATCTTCGAGTTGGAGGTGGTGTTTTTCTACCGCGGGGACATCGACAAGCTGGAAGCTGCGATCAGTGGATTGGGCGACAGCCTGGTCATTGCGCGCGCCAGTGAGCAGGAAGCCAATGTGCACATTCATTCCCCGCGTGCCGGTGAGGTGATTGAAAAAGCTTTCGCCGCAGGTGCGGTGAGCAATTTGCGTCTCGAGGTGTTGCCCGCCCGGGGTGTGCAGCAAGAGCAGCTTGCCGATGCCTCGCCGAAGGTCTTCGTCGCCACCCGGGACACGGAAATGGCGAAGCTTTTTGCCTCCATCGGCGCGAGTTTGTATTCCGCGGGGATGACCTTGGGTGAAGACGATATCTTCGTGGGCAAACCCGGCGGGCTGAACCTGGGAGATGCTCAAGTGGTGGCGGTGTCCAGCAATGTGGAAGCAATAGCGGCGCTATCCGTGTATGCCCCTGGCCCTGATGCGGCAAGCACCATGGCTGAAGTTGCTGGCGGTATGCGCGTGGATAAGCCAAGTGATGAAACCGTTGGCGCCATCATTGCCTGCTGCAATGACCTGCTACAGCAAGGCGGGGAGCAGCTGACCATCCTGACCTCCCTGACGCTAGACACAGATCAGCTCTCGCGCCAGCTGGGCGTGGAAGTCATTGTGGTGAACATCCCCGGCCTGCGCACCGAAATCGGGGTAGAATAA
- a CDS encoding DUF368 domain-containing protein: MQHILNLIRGALIGSAELVPGISGGTVALIVGIYERALHNANLLIKGKIKEVDWLFLLTVGVGMVVAVFGMSTVLSSFVDNNFSISHALFMGMVAVSMLVPISMMSKVDRAKPQYWIYALVAAVVIFVMTGFTSEAVEDPNLIVIFFAAAVAVCALIMPGVSGSLILLMLGLYQPTIAAVSDGNFTVIIVFIVGAICGLAAFVRTLNYLLDSHRGATLAVMTGFMLGSLRALWPWGEGQDAGSLPIIAMLVLGGAIVGGFIFADTQIAKKKAAA; this comes from the coding sequence TTGCAGCATATTCTCAACTTGATTCGCGGTGCTTTGATTGGATCCGCGGAGCTCGTACCGGGTATTTCAGGCGGCACGGTCGCGCTGATCGTCGGCATTTATGAGCGCGCACTGCACAACGCTAACTTGCTTATTAAGGGCAAGATCAAAGAGGTTGATTGGCTGTTTCTGCTCACGGTTGGCGTTGGCATGGTCGTTGCCGTGTTCGGCATGTCCACGGTGTTGTCCTCCTTCGTGGACAATAACTTCTCCATCTCCCATGCATTGTTCATGGGCATGGTTGCTGTCTCCATGCTGGTGCCTATCTCCATGATGAGTAAGGTAGACCGCGCAAAGCCGCAGTACTGGATTTACGCCCTGGTTGCTGCCGTGGTGATTTTCGTGATGACGGGCTTTACATCCGAAGCAGTCGAAGACCCGAATCTCATTGTGATCTTCTTCGCCGCCGCTGTTGCTGTGTGCGCGCTGATTATGCCGGGCGTTTCAGGTTCCCTCATTTTGCTGATGCTGGGCCTGTACCAGCCGACTATCGCAGCTGTGTCCGACGGTAATTTCACCGTCATCATTGTCTTCATCGTGGGCGCTATCTGCGGCCTTGCTGCTTTCGTGCGCACTTTGAATTACCTCCTGGACTCTCACCGCGGCGCAACCCTTGCCGTCATGACTGGTTTCATGCTCGGTTCGCTGCGCGCGCTGTGGCCTTGGGGTGAAGGCCAAGATGCCGGCTCTTTGCCAATTATTGCCATGTTGGTTCTTGGCGGCGCAATCGTTGGCGGTTTCATTTTTGCAGATACGCAGATTGCCAAGAAGAAGGCGGCCGCGTAG